One window from the genome of Natronomonas pharaonis DSM 2160 encodes:
- a CDS encoding nucleotidyltransferase family protein codes for MDAIVLAGGYATRLWPVTRHRPKMLLPLGERTVLDRLLAELEAESRIDDVFVSTNAQFETLIRNHLAETDFEKPQVSVESTTGEDEKLGVIAALAQLVEREALDDDTLVVGGDNVLGLSLARFCDQFEAHGGPTLAAYDVGTPAAASSYGVLETAAPAGQTDGGSDTAAATPTDSDAEVGGDTSLEVTTFAEKPDDPSSSLVSVACYGFPAELLSKFDAYLAAGNNPDEPGWFVKWLVEETPETVQAVPFDDAWFDVGTPESYLNAVAWALDGDSYVHPEAAIGDDVTLGSNVHVMADAEITDSSLERTVVFPEATIADSELERTLVDTGAELESVALSESVIGAYTRLGGAGGRPG; via the coding sequence ATGGACGCTATCGTTCTGGCTGGCGGTTATGCGACGCGACTGTGGCCGGTCACGCGCCATCGGCCGAAGATGCTCCTGCCGCTCGGGGAAAGAACAGTCCTCGATCGATTGCTGGCCGAGTTGGAAGCCGAATCCCGCATCGACGACGTCTTCGTCAGCACCAACGCGCAGTTCGAGACGCTCATCCGAAACCATCTCGCGGAAACGGACTTCGAGAAACCACAGGTCAGCGTCGAGTCGACGACCGGCGAGGACGAGAAGCTGGGCGTGATTGCGGCGCTGGCACAACTCGTCGAGCGAGAAGCCCTCGACGATGACACGTTGGTCGTTGGCGGCGACAACGTCCTCGGGCTGTCGCTTGCGCGGTTTTGCGACCAGTTTGAGGCACACGGTGGGCCGACACTGGCCGCCTACGATGTCGGCACGCCAGCGGCCGCCAGCAGCTACGGCGTGCTCGAAACCGCAGCGCCAGCAGGGCAGACGGACGGTGGGAGCGACACAGCAGCTGCGACACCCACAGACAGCGACGCTGAGGTCGGCGGCGATACCAGCCTCGAAGTCACCACTTTCGCCGAAAAGCCCGACGATCCGTCGAGTTCGCTCGTTTCCGTTGCCTGTTACGGCTTCCCGGCCGAGCTGCTGTCGAAGTTTGACGCCTATCTTGCAGCCGGCAACAACCCGGACGAGCCGGGATGGTTCGTCAAATGGCTCGTCGAGGAGACGCCTGAAACCGTACAGGCCGTGCCCTTCGATGACGCGTGGTTCGATGTCGGCACGCCGGAGAGCTATCTCAACGCGGTCGCTTGGGCACTCGATGGCGACAGCTATGTTCACCCTGAGGCGGCTATCGGCGACGACGTGACGCTTGGGTCGAATGTCCACGTGATGGCCGACGCAGAGATCACTGATTCGAGCCTTGAGCGGACGGTCGTCTTCCCCGAAGCGACGATTGCCGACAGTGAGCTGGAACGAACGCTCGTTGACACCGGAGCAGAATTGGAGTCGGTGGCGCTTTCTGAGTCCGTTATCGGCGCTTATACGCGGCTGGGTGGTGCTGGCGGGCGGCCGGGCTGA
- a CDS encoding toxin-antitoxin system TumE family protein, with amino-acid sequence MGHTVIEDVEDRVGNRVIRRKIIKTDDPQYPSGYRYALHYGYTDGRDTILRYDNENETVGRHECHTPEGVTEIEFPGMMDLRDRFRKEIEHNP; translated from the coding sequence ATGGGCCATACGGTCATTGAAGACGTCGAGGACCGCGTTGGCAACCGTGTGATCCGGCGAAAGATCATCAAGACCGATGACCCGCAGTATCCCAGCGGCTACCGCTATGCGCTCCACTACGGCTATACGGATGGCCGAGACACCATCCTCCGGTACGACAACGAGAACGAAACTGTCGGCCGACACGAGTGTCACACACCGGAGGGCGTCACCGAAATCGAGTTTCCGGGGATGATGGACCTCCGTGACCGGTTCCGCAAAGAAATCGAACACAACCCATGA
- a CDS encoding HVO_A0114 family putative DNA-binding protein, whose amino-acid sequence MTENTLKITFQQAREHRQAARERLRQAEAGDTSKPIEQDVRFILNFEEFDDIARLMRTANLELIEAIVSEEPASIRQLAETVDRDYREVHRNLTELESLGVIEFEDDGSRKKPLLRDGAENIDFSIRFPRSPDRGEVPGTSA is encoded by the coding sequence ATGACCGAAAACACACTCAAAATCACGTTCCAGCAAGCCAGGGAGCATCGCCAGGCGGCACGCGAACGCTTGCGACAGGCTGAAGCGGGTGACACTAGCAAGCCGATCGAACAGGACGTGCGATTCATCCTCAACTTCGAGGAGTTCGACGACATCGCCCGACTCATGCGTACCGCAAATCTTGAGCTCATCGAGGCAATCGTCTCCGAGGAGCCAGCAAGCATCCGTCAGCTGGCTGAGACTGTTGACCGCGATTACCGCGAAGTCCACCGCAATCTGACTGAGCTCGAATCACTCGGTGTGATCGAGTTCGAAGACGACGGCTCCCGTAAGAAGCCACTGCTCCGTGATGGAGCCGAGAACATCGATTTCTCAATTCGGTTCCCCCGGTCTCCTGACCGTGGAGAGGTACCGGGCACATCGGCTTGA
- a CDS encoding winged helix-turn-helix domain-containing protein, translating into MPPRSVSKTPSQDLEAGINQLATVGRLLEHPALARVYVYACYYGPATRPQIKEALAIPKTTVYDHVETLEALGIVTLEGDRPVEVTAEPLQITTDGIVVTPTILHAVALQEVDEDVSYFVERYGVGKVAAAVRQAGLHYAGQITQRMVADPLDIPTGEAISIVLALRPALAVGQEYDPHFDVIFPDIAGDIEFETDLDVAAPLPNSES; encoded by the coding sequence ATGCCCCCACGTTCCGTCTCAAAAACACCATCGCAGGACCTCGAAGCCGGAATCAATCAGCTTGCGACCGTCGGACGACTGCTGGAGCATCCAGCGCTTGCTCGCGTCTACGTCTACGCTTGCTATTACGGACCAGCCACTCGCCCACAGATCAAGGAGGCTCTGGCGATTCCGAAGACCACGGTCTACGATCACGTCGAAACGCTCGAGGCGCTCGGTATCGTCACGCTGGAAGGTGACCGGCCTGTCGAAGTGACCGCGGAGCCACTACAAATCACGACCGACGGCATTGTGGTGACACCGACGATCCTGCATGCAGTCGCGCTTCAAGAGGTCGATGAAGACGTCTCGTACTTCGTGGAGCGATATGGTGTTGGGAAAGTGGCTGCTGCAGTCCGACAGGCTGGGCTGCACTATGCAGGTCAAATCACACAGCGGATGGTTGCCGATCCACTCGACATTCCGACTGGCGAGGCAATCAGTATCGTTCTCGCTTTGAGACCTGCGCTCGCAGTCGGACAAGAATACGATCCACACTTCGATGTCATCTTTCCAGACATCGCAGGTGATATCGAGTTCGAGACTGACCTCGACGTGGCCGCCCCGCTTCCGAATTCAGAATCGTAA
- a CDS encoding DUF4399 domain-containing protein: MAPPRRRQILSIGGLGLAAAIAGCGDTAPDDDTPESVDDDETDATPEPDDDDEPAAGDEAADEDQPTNVAADAAVSFEAPLDGETAANGVAVSMTATNIEIQPAGEATDNAGYFSISIGEGATDPGEPVPHGDAHVHYEDGDTRDVLELPVGTHELTLQAADGEGRALPLTDTVAVSVESGSFTIADPAADEPATSPVSFAFEPSGAVTTAAAETPLSEAGQTAGYFVVGFGTGATPTGEQIPRTDAVVHLDDGATTADIERSPGEYELTVQMATPDGRALPATDTMSLTVVEAPETVIVGPGGTQNFEPEALTVSSGTTVRFVWEGDFHNIEVRSQPDDSQWEGVPETRNEGFEYEHTFEVPGVYEYRCEPHRLSMQGTITVEE, encoded by the coding sequence ATGGCTCCGCCCCGGCGACGACAGATTCTCAGCATCGGTGGGCTTGGACTTGCCGCAGCCATCGCGGGCTGTGGCGATACAGCGCCGGATGACGATACGCCCGAGTCGGTGGACGACGACGAGACAGATGCGACCCCAGAGCCCGACGACGACGACGAGCCCGCTGCCGGCGACGAAGCCGCCGACGAAGACCAGCCCACCAACGTCGCAGCCGACGCGGCCGTATCGTTCGAGGCACCGCTGGATGGCGAGACGGCAGCCAACGGCGTCGCGGTCTCGATGACCGCGACGAACATCGAGATACAGCCGGCCGGCGAGGCGACCGACAACGCGGGGTATTTTTCTATCAGCATCGGCGAGGGTGCCACCGACCCCGGCGAGCCGGTGCCACACGGCGACGCCCACGTCCACTACGAGGATGGCGACACCCGCGATGTCCTTGAGCTACCCGTCGGCACACACGAGCTGACGCTGCAGGCCGCCGACGGCGAGGGGCGTGCGCTCCCGCTTACCGACACCGTCGCGGTGAGCGTCGAGTCGGGGTCGTTCACCATCGCCGACCCTGCCGCGGACGAGCCGGCCACGTCGCCGGTGTCGTTCGCGTTCGAACCCAGCGGTGCGGTCACCACAGCGGCGGCGGAGACGCCGCTTTCCGAGGCCGGCCAGACGGCCGGCTACTTCGTCGTCGGGTTTGGAACGGGCGCGACACCGACCGGCGAGCAGATACCGCGTACGGATGCGGTTGTCCACCTCGACGACGGGGCAACGACGGCGGACATCGAGCGCTCGCCCGGCGAGTACGAACTCACGGTACAGATGGCAACTCCCGACGGGCGCGCGTTACCGGCGACAGACACCATGTCGCTGACCGTTGTGGAAGCCCCCGAGACGGTCATTGTCGGCCCCGGTGGAACACAGAACTTCGAGCCCGAGGCCCTGACTGTTTCGAGTGGTACGACGGTCCGGTTCGTCTGGGAGGGCGACTTTCACAACATCGAGGTTCGCAGCCAGCCCGACGACAGCCAGTGGGAGGGCGTCCCCGAGACGCGAAACGAGGGGTTCGAATACGAACACACCTTCGAGGTGCCGGGCGTCTACGAATATCGGTGTGAGCCACACCGGCTGTCGATGCAGGGGACGATTACCGTCGAGGAATGA
- a CDS encoding ATPase domain-containing protein: protein MMQGDSGVVGLNQLLRGGYLRNRMYLIVGTHGTGKTTLCSHFVEAGLDAGETALFVHGEESASELRENAAQFGIDIAGAEFLDLGPDSAFFEKDETYDLVDASEVEGKRYTEQIREAITEIDPDRLVIDPITQLRYIEASDYHYRKRVLSLIRFLKEHEITVLGTTSVSDTHSTASEILSISDGVVRLSRSETGRRIEVEKNRGRGQQSGTHGVEIRAHGVEVFPKLTPPESPAERRGLDPVATGVGELDSLTGGGFEHGTTTFISGPPGVGKTTVGAYFLFWAAQQGETAAVYLFEERIETFEKRCRAIGLPIDALRDDGRLKLTRIEPNAMSAEEFANIVRTDVVDGGVTTAMIDGFSGYTTSIQGEQDTLKRDLHALLRHLNELDVAVFMTEAVHQITGLTSATSRNISPLADNLLFLTYVELGGSLGRVIGMLKKRTGSFESGIREFEITDEGVQLGAPLDHLQGLLEGTPSTRGHRLESSDTEP from the coding sequence ATGATGCAGGGTGATAGTGGCGTTGTCGGGCTGAATCAGCTGCTCCGCGGCGGATATCTTCGGAACCGGATGTATCTCATCGTCGGAACGCACGGCACGGGGAAGACGACGCTTTGCAGCCACTTTGTGGAGGCGGGCCTCGACGCCGGCGAAACCGCCCTGTTCGTCCACGGCGAGGAGTCGGCATCCGAACTCCGCGAAAACGCCGCCCAGTTCGGCATTGATATTGCGGGTGCCGAATTCCTTGACCTCGGCCCGGATTCGGCGTTCTTTGAGAAAGACGAAACGTATGACCTCGTCGACGCCAGCGAGGTCGAGGGCAAGCGATACACAGAGCAAATCCGCGAGGCGATTACGGAGATCGACCCCGACCGCCTCGTCATCGACCCGATTACGCAGCTTCGGTATATTGAGGCGTCGGACTACCACTACCGCAAGCGTGTCCTCTCGCTGATTCGCTTTCTCAAAGAACACGAGATTACCGTCCTCGGGACGACATCGGTCAGCGACACCCACTCGACGGCGTCGGAGATTCTGTCGATTAGCGACGGCGTCGTTCGGCTGTCACGGAGCGAAACGGGGCGTCGAATCGAGGTCGAAAAGAACCGCGGCCGCGGCCAACAGAGCGGCACCCACGGAGTCGAAATCCGCGCCCACGGCGTCGAGGTGTTCCCGAAGCTCACGCCGCCCGAATCGCCCGCCGAGCGGCGTGGTCTCGACCCCGTCGCAACCGGCGTTGGGGAACTCGATTCGCTCACCGGCGGCGGGTTCGAACACGGTACGACGACGTTTATCAGCGGTCCGCCCGGCGTCGGCAAGACAACGGTTGGAGCATATTTCTTATTTTGGGCGGCACAGCAGGGCGAAACCGCGGCCGTCTACCTGTTCGAAGAGCGCATCGAAACGTTCGAAAAGCGGTGTCGGGCGATCGGGCTGCCTATCGATGCGCTCCGGGATGACGGCCGGCTCAAACTCACCCGTATCGAACCGAACGCGATGTCTGCCGAGGAGTTCGCCAACATCGTTCGAACCGACGTTGTCGACGGCGGCGTCACGACAGCGATGATAGACGGGTTCTCCGGCTACACGACATCCATCCAAGGCGAACAGGACACGCTCAAGCGGGATTTGCATGCGCTCCTTCGGCATTTGAACGAGCTAGATGTTGCGGTCTTCATGACGGAGGCCGTCCATCAGATAACCGGCCTCACGTCAGCGACAAGCCGGAACATCAGCCCGCTGGCCGACAATCTCCTGTTTCTCACGTACGTCGAGTTGGGCGGCTCGCTCGGCCGTGTCATCGGAATGCTGAAGAAACGCACCGGCTCCTTCGAAAGCGGGATTCGCGAGTTCGAAATAACCGACGAGGGGGTACAACTCGGAGCGCCGCTGGACCATCTGCAAGGGCTCCTCGAAGGAACACCGTCGACACGCGGACACCGGCTCGAATCGAGCGACACGGAGCCATGA
- a CDS encoding PAS domain S-box protein: MTDGGATPEDRYPQPPALDDVDATVQVLVVDDGNRRIIRDMLADHVTVVSGETVTDADLYLVEDRLLERYRHALSDAMDDQHPVFCPIVLIQSRGSEAGVPASHDGGAVLIDEVISAPIDRTELVRRIQSLLVRRQQSLELSESVTTLREREQTLRRFERAIRQTDNAVAITAADGTIEMANPALEELTGYSETALVGRQIGALEPGDSHITFDDAFWETVQSRATWDGEVTIEHADGDRRITDTTVATIADGDRAENHGPADDGFVIVCNDITDRVTQEELLQQRESQLGLLREILTRILRHNIRNDLTVIEGNAKLLAERASDPEDSDLAETIAETAGRLHEISETARKYSNLVGKEPETAAAFEYDLAELIPELATDLESAYPEITVEWEAPDTCPVVATDSLRVALEELLENAAEHNTAPDPTISIRVHAAEDIRIIIEDNGPGLPETEVAALEQGQETPLVHSVGVGLWLSKWAIEAVGGTLSFDTGESGTKAIIELRTPARVSGVEYTVSTPREREQRLKRLVGRMTDGVVEVGADWQITYIDDQAEPLLEWDAADVRDCDLRSVFPDSRETSVIEQYRTAMEDRSAESFEAYFPALGRWLEVYVYPDFEGGLSVYLRDVTDRRAYEQELTARTRQLRGVLDSVDAAIWLRDPESNFLLVNQQLRDLFGIPAERDIVGKPLDIVLPDDVAAQFRSNDRRAWEAEATIESEETVATEAGERAYLTHITPLYDDTGEPYATCGIATDITGQKQTETDLRERVRELDALHRTAELFAATEASTKSVLESLVFDIPTWFQHPDRTEARLVYDDIEVTTDGYEPLDDQLSVSMTTDWDAELAMTVGYRADDHADANDPFLAEERALLDSVLSFMHEHLGHRRSRRLYQTIAEQFPSGGVFLYDSDLRYQIARGRGFEWADVGPESLEGSRVEDIFDGETKARLVDLYESALDGEERSIEMEYFGRTHQVRAAPVRDADGRIRYGVSTTEDITEQKAQQAELAATNRRLQIALTATETGIWQWNVATDEVYWDDTVERLLGLSPGSFEGTIEAFEQRVHPDDRERLQTEIDRVLDRGGRFETEFRMYHEDGDPRWVAVRGKVTEQNDSTWVVGAHTDITERKEYERQLEAQRDNLELLNEMLRHDIRNDLNVISGYADLLSEAVDGTAQDDIETVRQKAEEAIGLTKTARDLAAAMLDAHPEQQSLPLAQPLEEQIEEIRTGNEEANITVERPLPEAVVEADEMLAAVFRNLLQNAIQHADTDSPDVVVTVEAADDTVQVRIADTGPGIPDAQKDDIFAKGKKSAKSAGTGIGLYLVETLVERYGGAVWVEDNEPRGAVFVVELPKAR; the protein is encoded by the coding sequence ATGACCGACGGCGGAGCCACGCCGGAGGACCGCTATCCGCAGCCGCCGGCGCTCGACGATGTGGATGCGACCGTACAGGTGCTGGTGGTCGACGACGGGAACCGACGCATCATCCGGGATATGCTTGCAGACCACGTCACCGTCGTTTCGGGCGAGACGGTGACTGATGCGGACCTATATCTCGTCGAGGACCGGCTGTTGGAGCGCTACCGCCACGCACTCTCGGACGCGATGGACGACCAGCATCCGGTGTTCTGCCCGATTGTGCTCATTCAGTCACGCGGGAGCGAAGCCGGCGTCCCGGCATCGCATGACGGAGGTGCGGTACTGATTGATGAGGTTATTTCGGCACCGATTGACCGCACAGAGCTGGTCCGGCGGATACAATCGCTGCTCGTCCGTCGGCAGCAGTCGCTCGAGTTGAGCGAGTCAGTGACGACGCTGCGGGAGCGAGAACAGACACTGCGCCGGTTCGAGCGGGCGATACGGCAGACGGACAACGCCGTGGCTATCACCGCCGCGGATGGCACTATCGAAATGGCGAACCCGGCGCTTGAGGAGCTTACCGGATACAGCGAAACGGCACTAGTTGGCCGTCAAATCGGCGCGTTAGAGCCGGGGGACTCGCATATCACCTTCGACGATGCGTTCTGGGAAACCGTCCAGAGCCGAGCGACATGGGACGGCGAGGTCACCATCGAGCACGCCGACGGAGACAGACGCATCACCGATACAACGGTCGCGACAATCGCGGACGGCGACCGCGCCGAAAACCACGGGCCGGCTGACGACGGCTTCGTCATCGTCTGCAACGACATCACCGACCGAGTCACACAGGAGGAGCTGCTGCAGCAACGGGAAAGCCAACTGGGATTGCTTCGGGAGATACTCACCCGGATACTGCGACACAACATCCGCAACGATTTGACCGTCATCGAGGGCAACGCGAAGCTGCTCGCCGAGCGGGCGTCCGACCCGGAAGACAGTGACCTCGCAGAGACCATCGCTGAGACGGCGGGTCGGCTCCACGAAATAAGCGAGACAGCCAGAAAGTACAGCAATCTCGTCGGCAAAGAGCCCGAGACGGCCGCGGCGTTCGAGTACGACCTCGCCGAACTCATTCCGGAGTTGGCCACAGACCTAGAGTCGGCGTATCCGGAGATTACCGTCGAATGGGAGGCTCCCGACACCTGCCCGGTCGTGGCGACCGACAGCCTGCGGGTCGCACTCGAAGAGCTACTCGAAAACGCCGCCGAGCATAACACAGCGCCGGACCCCACAATCAGCATTCGCGTCCATGCGGCCGAGGACATCCGTATCATCATCGAGGACAACGGCCCGGGACTGCCCGAGACGGAGGTAGCAGCACTCGAACAGGGTCAGGAGACGCCGCTGGTACACAGCGTTGGCGTTGGGCTGTGGCTGAGCAAGTGGGCAATCGAGGCCGTCGGCGGCACGCTCTCGTTCGACACCGGCGAGTCGGGGACGAAAGCCATCATCGAACTCCGCACACCGGCACGCGTCTCCGGCGTGGAGTATACGGTATCGACACCACGCGAGCGCGAACAGCGGCTCAAACGGCTCGTCGGCCGAATGACAGACGGTGTCGTCGAAGTGGGTGCCGACTGGCAGATTACGTACATCGATGACCAAGCCGAGCCGCTGCTTGAATGGGATGCGGCCGACGTTCGTGACTGCGACCTGCGGAGCGTCTTCCCGGACAGTCGGGAAACATCCGTAATAGAGCAGTACCGGACGGCGATGGAAGACCGGTCCGCCGAGAGCTTCGAGGCGTATTTCCCGGCACTTGGCCGCTGGCTGGAGGTGTACGTCTATCCCGACTTCGAGGGCGGACTCTCGGTGTATCTCCGGGATGTGACGGACCGGCGAGCGTACGAACAGGAGCTGACGGCGCGAACGCGGCAGCTCCGTGGCGTACTCGACAGCGTGGACGCCGCCATCTGGCTGCGCGACCCGGAGAGCAACTTCCTGCTGGTAAACCAGCAGTTGCGCGACCTCTTCGGTATCCCTGCAGAACGCGATATCGTCGGCAAGCCGCTTGATATCGTTCTCCCTGACGATGTGGCCGCCCAGTTCCGCAGCAACGACCGGCGAGCATGGGAAGCCGAAGCGACCATCGAGTCCGAAGAGACGGTGGCGACAGAAGCCGGCGAGCGGGCGTATCTCACCCACATCACCCCGTTGTACGACGATACCGGGGAGCCGTATGCGACCTGCGGCATCGCGACAGACATCACCGGACAAAAGCAAACCGAGACCGACCTGCGCGAGCGGGTCCGCGAACTCGATGCGCTCCACCGGACTGCCGAGCTGTTTGCCGCTACGGAGGCATCGACCAAGAGCGTGCTTGAGAGCCTCGTTTTCGACATCCCGACGTGGTTCCAGCATCCGGACCGCACCGAAGCGAGGCTGGTCTACGACGACATCGAGGTCACGACAGACGGATACGAACCGCTGGACGACCAGCTTTCGGTGTCGATGACAACTGATTGGGATGCGGAGTTGGCAATGACAGTCGGGTATCGTGCCGACGACCACGCCGACGCCAACGACCCGTTCCTTGCCGAAGAGCGTGCGCTACTGGACAGTGTGCTGTCGTTCATGCATGAACACCTCGGCCATCGTCGCAGCAGACGGCTCTACCAGACGATAGCGGAGCAGTTCCCGAGCGGCGGCGTGTTCCTGTATGACAGCGACCTGCGGTATCAAATCGCCCGTGGACGCGGGTTCGAGTGGGCCGACGTTGGTCCCGAATCCCTAGAGGGGAGCCGGGTTGAGGACATATTCGACGGCGAGACGAAAGCGCGGCTGGTCGACCTGTATGAGTCGGCACTCGACGGCGAGGAACGCTCGATTGAAATGGAGTATTTCGGGCGTACGCATCAAGTCCGCGCCGCACCGGTCCGCGATGCGGACGGGCGAATCCGCTATGGGGTCTCGACCACAGAGGACATCACCGAACAGAAAGCCCAACAAGCGGAGCTAGCGGCAACGAACCGGCGGCTCCAGATCGCCCTTACGGCGACTGAAACCGGGATTTGGCAGTGGAACGTGGCGACCGACGAGGTCTACTGGGATGACACCGTCGAGCGCTTGCTCGGCTTATCGCCCGGCTCGTTTGAAGGGACTATCGAGGCGTTCGAACAGCGGGTCCATCCGGACGACAGAGAAAGATTGCAAACAGAAATCGACCGAGTGCTCGACCGCGGTGGCCGCTTCGAGACGGAGTTCAGAATGTATCACGAAGACGGGGACCCGCGGTGGGTGGCTGTTCGGGGGAAGGTGACCGAACAAAACGACTCCACGTGGGTGGTCGGCGCACACACGGATATTACCGAGCGGAAAGAATACGAGCGGCAACTCGAAGCCCAGCGCGACAATCTTGAGCTCCTAAACGAGATGCTCCGGCACGATATCCGAAACGACCTCAACGTCATCAGTGGGTATGCGGACCTGCTGTCGGAGGCAGTCGACGGAACGGCCCAAGACGACATCGAAACAGTACGGCAGAAAGCCGAGGAGGCGATCGGGCTGACAAAGACAGCCCGCGATCTGGCGGCGGCAATGTTAGATGCCCATCCCGAACAGCAGTCGCTGCCCCTTGCACAACCGCTTGAAGAACAGATAGAAGAGATTCGCACCGGCAATGAAGAGGCCAACATTACGGTCGAGCGACCGCTACCGGAGGCGGTTGTCGAGGCCGACGAGATGCTTGCGGCAGTGTTCCGGAATCTGTTGCAGAACGCGATCCAACACGCCGATACGGACAGCCCGGACGTGGTCGTGACCGTCGAAGCGGCCGATGACACAGTACAGGTTCGCATCGCCGATACCGGTCCGGGCATCCCTGACGCACAGAAGGACGACATCTTCGCCAAAGGCAAAAAGAGCGCCAAAAGCGCCGGCACCGGCATCGGGCTGTATCTCGTCGAGACGCTCGTCGAGCGGTACGGCGGTGCTGTCTGGGTCGAAGACAACGAGCCGAGAGGGGCCGTCTTCGTGGTTGAACTTCCAAAAGCGCGTTGA
- the arcD gene encoding arginine/ornithine antiporter ArcD produces MALDFTPKTVDDIAPERRPSFRLALAPVLAVVLFLGVGSAVLGLDPHVPLLWSIVFTGAFGQYLGYSWPDLYEGISNGLLMGLQAILIIFTIYALIATWVDAGTIPAMMYFGLELLSPRVFLPVAAILAAVVAFAIGSSWTTVGTLGVAFVGIGTGLGVPGPMTVGAVISGAYAGDKQSPLSDTTNLAAGVTNTSLYDHIYRMRTGTAIAFGLAVLGFAALGLQAGGAVPADRIAEIQTAVDGTYNLSLFVFAPLAITFGLALRGYPALPVLVVGTFAGVCTAILVQGAAFVPAWEVFMSGTAPETGSELVNDLLATGGLTGSAWTITIVVAALVLGGLLEHTGVLAVLAHHLSQGVQSSGGLIAGTGVSAILINALTAQQYMSIVLPGMTLRNLYEEFGLDSDELSRAVEAAGTPTGALIPWHAGGVFMASATGVATLSYAPYYLFGFLSPLVLFAMALSGRGVPTTSRDEHPHRAD; encoded by the coding sequence ATGGCACTCGATTTCACGCCGAAAACCGTCGACGACATCGCCCCGGAGCGGCGGCCGTCGTTCCGGCTGGCGCTCGCTCCGGTGTTGGCGGTCGTCCTCTTTTTGGGGGTCGGCTCGGCCGTGCTCGGGTTGGACCCTCACGTTCCGCTACTCTGGAGTATCGTGTTCACCGGCGCGTTCGGTCAGTATCTCGGGTATTCGTGGCCCGACCTGTATGAAGGCATCTCGAACGGGCTCTTGATGGGCCTGCAGGCGATTCTCATCATATTCACGATTTACGCCCTCATCGCAACGTGGGTCGACGCCGGAACGATTCCGGCGATGATGTATTTCGGTCTGGAGTTGCTTTCGCCGCGGGTGTTCCTCCCCGTCGCAGCGATTCTCGCCGCCGTGGTCGCGTTTGCAATCGGGTCGTCGTGGACCACCGTCGGGACGCTCGGCGTCGCCTTCGTCGGTATCGGGACGGGACTCGGTGTTCCCGGCCCGATGACTGTCGGTGCGGTCATCTCCGGTGCGTACGCCGGCGACAAGCAGTCGCCGCTGTCGGATACGACGAACCTCGCCGCCGGGGTGACAAACACCTCGCTGTATGACCACATCTACCGGATGCGAACCGGGACAGCCATCGCGTTCGGGCTTGCCGTGCTCGGGTTCGCCGCCCTCGGGCTGCAGGCTGGCGGCGCTGTGCCGGCCGACCGCATCGCGGAGATTCAGACCGCCGTCGACGGGACGTACAATCTCTCGCTGTTCGTCTTCGCACCGCTTGCGATTACGTTCGGGCTGGCGCTTCGCGGCTATCCTGCTCTTCCCGTGCTCGTCGTGGGCACGTTCGCCGGCGTCTGTACCGCCATACTGGTTCAGGGGGCGGCGTTCGTCCCCGCTTGGGAGGTTTTCATGTCGGGGACCGCCCCCGAAACCGGGTCCGAACTGGTTAACGACCTCCTCGCGACCGGCGGTCTCACGGGGTCGGCTTGGACGATAACCATCGTCGTTGCCGCGCTGGTGCTGGGCGGGTTGCTTGAGCATACCGGTGTGCTTGCGGTGCTGGCCCACCATCTCTCGCAGGGCGTCCAGAGTTCGGGCGGGCTGATCGCTGGAACCGGTGTCTCCGCGATTCTCATCAACGCGCTCACCGCCCAACAGTACATGAGCATCGTGCTTCCGGGGATGACGCTCCGGAATCTCTACGAGGAGTTCGGACTGGATAGCGACGAACTCTCGCGGGCCGTCGAAGCGGCTGGTACCCCGACCGGTGCCCTGATTCCGTGGCACGCCGGCGGCGTCTTCATGGCCTCAGCGACCGGCGTCGCGACGCTGTCGTATGCGCCGTATTACTTGTTCGGCTTCCTCTCGCCGCTGGTGCTCTTTGCGATGGCGCTGAGTGGCCGGGGCGTGCCGACGACCAGCCGGGACGAACACCCCCACCGCGCTGACTGA